One Thermodesulfobacteriota bacterium genomic window, TAGAGACGCGCTTTTGAGCAATATTGGTCAAGAAATAGCTGATCTGCCAGATGGATGCAGAGTTGGCACAGGGAGTCTTAGAAGAGCATCTCAGCTTCTATATCTTCGACCTGAGTTAGAAATTGTGCCAATCAGAGGAAATGTGGATACCAGGATAAGAAAGTTAAAAGAGAGCGGTGACTATGATGCAATCATTCTCGCAACAGCGGGGCTACAAAGAATGGGACTGGATGGTGAAATCACTCAAATTATATCTGCCGATCTAATGATACCGGCTCCCGGTCAGGGAATAATTGCCATAGAATCCAGATCACTGGACTCTGAAACAAACGGGATGCTAACTGATATAACTCATGATGAGACTATGAGCCAGGCCGCAGCAGAAAGGGCATTTCTTTTTAGTCTCGGGGGAGATTGCAATGTGCCGGTCGGTTGTAATGCAATTCTAGACGGTGAGAATCTTAAAGTAAGCGGTGTAATTTCGTCTCCTGACGGTGAGAAGTTGATTAAGAATACACTAATAGGAAAACGCAAAAAAGCGCAACAACTGGGAGAGAGACTGGCCGATTTTATATTACAGGACGGCGGCCGTAAAATCCTCGAATCACTCAGCAATTCTTAGGATATATTCACTCATTTTGCATTAAGCAATAATTCCATTAAACTTTGATAGTATTACTTAGCTCTAAAGGAGCAAGCTGTGTTATCACAAGATCCTTGCCAAGTATATTTTGCGTTTTTAGATGTAGAAACCACGGGACTTGACCCGGTTTCTGGCGATAAGATATGTGAAATCGCAATTGTTAAAACCATTGATGGGCAAATAGCCGACGAATTTGTGACAATTGTAAACCCCGGAAGAAGTATTCCAGAAAAAGCTGTCTCAATACACGGAATAACTCAGCATATGGTTATGAGAGCTCCTCTATTTAGAGATATAGCAAAAGACCTTCTCGTTTTCTTAAGTGATGCTGTAATTGTGGCCCATAACGCGAAATTTGATCTTGAATTTATCAGGGCTGAACTTAGAAACCTCAATATTACGCTGCCCGATAATGAAGTCATAGACACTTTGGGCATAGCCAGAAGATATTATAATTTCCCCAGCAACTCCCTTGGCGACATTGCAAGAAATGTCGGGGTTTTGATTAACAAACAGCACCGCGCGCTTGCAGATGTAATGACAACTAAAGGAATATTTGAATTCTTTTTAAAAGATTTGGGGGAAAGGGGTATTCGGCTCAAGAGAACAAAAGACATACTCAAGCTGCAGGGTAAATCAGTGGAGCTTCAAAATTCAAATGAGCTTGTTTTACCCACCGAAATTGAGCGGGCACTTAGAGATAAAACTAAGCTTGAGATAAAATACCTTTCTGCTTATCAGGAAGAGACATCGGTAAGAGTTATTGAACCATTTGATATAAGCGTTGGGAATTCTAAAACCTACATACACGCCTACTGCCATGTGCGTAAAGAAAGGTGCACATTTCGACTAGATAGAATTTTAGGGATTAAAGCTCTAGTGTAGATCCTTTATAGCAGACTATATTTCAGTCTCAGATCCATCTGAACTATCGGAATTGCTGGAATCCTGATCGTTATCTGATTTATCCGTTCCAGAGGAATCACCAGTAGATAGGTCCTTGTCGCTATCAGAATCAGGAATTTTTCCTAGTTGAAGATTTAAATCAATTATCTCAGCTTCTAATCTTTTAGACTCGGCAATTAGCTTTTGGTTTTCAATTTTTAGATCATTAATGTTTGTTTTCAAGTTAGCGATGTACTTATCAAGCGCTTCACTATTTTGCTTGATTTTATCAAGCTCTTGCTTAGTTTCATGTAGGCTGGACTTTGTAGTTTCAAATTCGTCGTTCTTAGCTTTATTCTCACACCCGGTAATAAAACCAGCTGACATTATTAATGCAGAAAACATTAAGATTGCGGTCATTCTTCTCATAATATAGGTACTCCTCCTAATTGATTCTCTTATTGATATTTTAATCTATATTTATTGAGGGTACTTGTCAACAAATTTTATTAAACTATTGTAATTTATATATAAAACTTGACAGTCCTCAGATATTGCAATACCATTATGCTCCTTAATCTGACGCGGGGTGGAGCAGCTTGGTAGCTCGTCGGGCTCATAACCCGAAGGTCGGAGGTTCAAATCCTCCCCCCGCTACCATTAATTTGAGTTGCTTGCACCACTTCTCTGTTTCCCTCATTTCATAAGTTAGATCGATATTTGCTCTAGTGTTTTAAGTCCATTCAAGCACTTTTATATTGTATTTTTTCATATTAGCCACATACTTTAGTAGTATCATAACTATAGTAGTATTATTTCAAGTAGTATTAGTTCATTAGTTTTTAACCTTAGAAATGGAATCTTGATATGCCGATATTAGATATTTCAGACCTTAAAAAAAGCTATATTTCTCCCGAGAGTGAAAGTACATTAATAATTGATTTGCCTCATTTTCAACTAGAAGAGGGAGAACACCTTGCTCTTGAGGGTGAAAGCGGCTCTGGCAAAACAACTTTTCTTAATTTAATTGCGGGCATTTCAAATCCAGATAGCGGAAGTATCGTCCTGGATGGCATAGAGATGTGCTCTTTATCAGAGTCTGATAGGGATAGCTTAAGAGCAAACAAAATAGGCTATATATTTCAAACGTTTAACCTTCTTATGGGCTATACCGCTTTAGAGAATGTGCTTTTGGGAATGATGTTTGGCAACTCAATGGATACAGATAAGGCAATGTCACTGCTCGAGCGCGTAGGACTTG contains:
- the hemC gene encoding hydroxymethylbilane synthase, producing the protein MKKSLRIGTRGSKLALWQASHVKSLLLDEFPKLDIEIVVIKTTGDALSESQLSEIGGKGVFVKEIEEALLSHKIDIAVHSMKDVPTILPEGLEINAVVQRHDPRDALLSNIGQEIADLPDGCRVGTGSLRRASQLLYLRPELEIVPIRGNVDTRIRKLKESGDYDAIILATAGLQRMGLDGEITQIISADLMIPAPGQGIIAIESRSLDSETNGMLTDITHDETMSQAAAERAFLFSLGGDCNVPVGCNAILDGENLKVSGVISSPDGEKLIKNTLIGKRKKAQQLGERLADFILQDGGRKILESLSNS
- a CDS encoding exonuclease domain-containing protein, which gives rise to MLSQDPCQVYFAFLDVETTGLDPVSGDKICEIAIVKTIDGQIADEFVTIVNPGRSIPEKAVSIHGITQHMVMRAPLFRDIAKDLLVFLSDAVIVAHNAKFDLEFIRAELRNLNITLPDNEVIDTLGIARRYYNFPSNSLGDIARNVGVLINKQHRALADVMTTKGIFEFFLKDLGERGIRLKRTKDILKLQGKSVELQNSNELVLPTEIERALRDKTKLEIKYLSAYQEETSVRVIEPFDISVGNSKTYIHAYCHVRKERCTFRLDRILGIKALV
- a CDS encoding ABC transporter ATP-binding protein, with protein sequence MPILDISDLKKSYISPESESTLIIDLPHFQLEEGEHLALEGESGSGKTTFLNLIAGISNPDSGSIVLDGIEMCSLSESDRDSLRANKIGYIFQTFNLLMGYTALENVLLGMMFGNSMDTDKAMSLLERVGLGNRYNYRPGQLSVGQQQRVAVARALANSPKIVLADEPTGNLDKRTSGEALRLIRDICSENNASLLLVSHEQRVLDDFSTVTSLSNINRALQS